In Euphorbia lathyris chromosome 10, ddEupLath1.1, whole genome shotgun sequence, a single genomic region encodes these proteins:
- the LOC136209833 gene encoding fra a 1-associated protein yields the protein MGWVWKDDFNSSLPSGDLSSSSGGKACSTRKVVKSQCRTEEVEPGKFIRKCEKTEEVLRECLGEHVEVLKSNKEYTEEDVTDLVGKGFYRSSELHESPFNFPGLRNDVEGIERHFLGGINRFFEAAEHMRNSLFDSLDELYKDSPSSSPSMKRAIPKKESFQEPSKPDSGNIDLYGLAKDV from the exons ATGGGGTGGGTGTGGAAAGACGATTTCAATTCTTCATTGCCTTCCGGTGATTTGTCCTCCTCCTCTGGTGGGAAGGCATGCTCCACCAGAAAGGTAGTCAAATCTCAGTGCAGGACGGAAGAGGTGGAGCCCGGGAAGTTCATCCGAAAGTGTGAGAAAACCGAGGAGGTTCTCAGAGAGTGCCTCGGAGA GCATGTTGAAGTGCTGAAATCCAACAAGGAGTACACAGAGGAAGATGTTACAGACTTGGTGGGTAAAGGGTTTTACAGATCAAGCGAGTTGCACGAGTCACCATTTAACTTCCCAGGGCTTAGAAATGATGTTGAAGGGATTGAACGCCACTTTCTCGGTGGAATCAATCGATTCTTCGAAGCAGCTGAACATATGCGAAATAGCCTTTTTGATAGTTTGGACGAGTTATACAAGGACAGCCCTTCATCCTCACCATCTATGAAGCGAGCGATACCTAAAAAAGAATCCTTCCAAGAACCAAGCAAGCCAGACTCTGGTAATATCGATCTTTATGGGTTGGCTAAAGACGTCTAG
- the LOC136208967 gene encoding iron-sulfur cluster co-chaperone protein HscB homolog, with protein MMRRKQHWTSLSTLLGCRAIHSIANRFFLDQSPSAPHVNSSSGNSTLFFHVAKSYLFPNAPQFYANRFCSESLKRQYASCWNCNAQSQRSLFLVCDSCQAIQPLDHSVDYFQIFGLEKNYEIKENLDRKYKDWQKKLHPDLVHSKSEKEREFAAQQSGRVIDAYRTLSNPRLRAIYILKLEGVDVNEEETISEPQLLAEIMEIREAVEEAPNSNALTDIQSLMREKLQHWSNSFANAFRSQKFEEAISCIQRMTYYDRVNEEIAKRL; from the exons atgatgagaAGGAAGCAACACTGGACTTCTCTCTCGACTCTTCTTGGGTGTAGAGCTATCCATTCGATTGCTAATCGTTTCTTCCTCGATCAATCTCCCTCTGCTCCGCATGTCAACTCCTCCTCTGGGAATTCTACGCTTTTCTTTCATGTCGCTAAATCTTACCTTTTCCCAAATGCTCCCCAATTTTACGCTAACCGCTTCTGCTCCGAATCTTTAAAACGACAATATGCTAGTTGTTGGAACTGCAATGCTCAGTCTCAACGATCGCTCTTTCTAGTTTGCGACTCCTGTCAAGCGATCCAACCCCTCGATCATTCTGTTGATTACTTCCAGATATTTGGGCT GGAGAAGAATTACGAAATAAAGGAGAATCTTGACAGGAAGTACAAAGATTGGCAGAAAAAACTACATCCTGATTTAGTTCATTCGAAATCTGAG AAAGAGAGAGAGTTTGCAGCTCAACAATCTGGTCGAGTTATTGATGCTTACAGAACTCTCAGCAATCCACGGTTAAGGGCTATATATATC TTAAAGCTTGAAGGAGTAGATGTTAACGAAGAAGAAACAATTTCAGAACCACAATTACTAGCTGAG ATTATGGAAATAAGAGAAGCGGTTGAAGAGGCACCCAACTCTAACGCTTTAACCGATATTCAATCTCTA ATGAGAGAAAAATTGCAGCATTGGTCTAATTCGTTTGCAAATGCTTTCCGAAGCCAGAAATTTGAAGAAGCTATAAGTTGCATACAGAGGATGACTTACTATGATCGCGTTAATGAAGAAATCGCGAAGAGGCTTTAG
- the LOC136208082 gene encoding putative pentatricopeptide repeat-containing protein At5g06400, mitochondrial — protein sequence MWHINKLRFLYANTTHKLSSLPILRLSTKSTRLDAAQAETTAINPLFKEITEILGCDEVIYQKNPSKENHVLTEDLNTHTQGACENVELSNSLQGGKTEIRVSKEIDVSSIVNEVTRIVRAEVSMEERLDSLGFQLDTHIVDKVLKRCFKVPQLACKFFNWVKIKDGFFHNTDTYNTMLYIVGEAKEFNLADCLVEEMEKYSCEKDIKTWNILISKFGKAKMIGKALFFFEKMKKSGCEPDEKIYKTMVHSLCNAGKGEVAMELYKEMVRRDLRLDLSLYKVLLNTMAKLGDVGAVNTVTDDMIRLSMIPERNVLVCMLKSFCVAGRIREALELIREFKSKEIALDYECFETLLKGLCRAGRIADALEITEIMKRRSLVDSKVYGIIINGYLKRNELSKAMELFQIMKESGHQPALSTYTELMQNLFDSYQYQKGFQLYNEMLERGIKADSVVIMAVVAAHVRQNHILEAWEAFNSMEYKGIKPTWKSYSIFIKELCKLSRTDELLKVLHKMQASMISIDSKIFKWVIACMEKNGEMENVKKVKQMQRFCSLHPGSGQQELQVELEQNHDRLEEERIEHKGYNEQDCREICRILSSSEDWSIIQGTLGKCGVQFTPELILEVLRNCSIHGKAALQFFSWVGTQSGYNHTTETYNIAMKISGRGKDFKHMRSLYYEMRRKGCLITHDTWGIMIMQYGRTGLTEIALKIFNEMKDGGYIPTESTYKYLIISLCGRKGRKVDEAIKIFHEMIGAGYIPDREMVETYLCCLCEVGKLSEARKSEDCLGKIGFTVPLSRSLHIRALCRAGRLEEAKLLLKEAGTERSTLDECTSASFVHALLRKGQEEEALAKVEAMKKAGIRLTVHIYTSFIVHFLKEKRMEKAMEVLEEMQQEGCEGTIVTYSALIRGYMDMGRDVDAWNVFNHLKLKGPAPDFKTYSMFITGLCKVGKSEESLKLIYEMLDNGIVPSSINFRTVFYGLNREGKHDLARTVLQQKLSLKK from the coding sequence ATGTGGCACATAAACAAACTCCGATTCTTATATGCAAACACAACCCACAAACTTTCCAGTCTTCCAATTTTACGCCTTTCAACAAAATCGACTCGACTAGACGCTGCTCAAGCTGAAACTACTGCTATTAATCCTCTTTTCAAGGAAATCACAGAGATTTTAGGTTGTGATGAGGTCATCTATCAGAAAAACCCATCTAAAGAAAATCATGTCTTAACTGAAGATTTAAATACTCACACACAAGGTGCTTGTGAAAATGTCGAGCTGAGCAACAGTTTACAAGGAGGGAAGACCGAGATAAGAGTTTCCAAGGAGATTGATGTTAGCTCTATAGTTAATGAAGTTACTAGAATTGTTCGTGCAGAAGTTTCAATGGAGGAGAGGTTAGATAGTCTGGGATTTCAACTTGATACGCATATTGTTGACAAAGTATTGAAACGATGCTTCAAAGTGCCGCAATTAGCTTGCAAGTTTTTCAATTGGGTGAAAATTAAAGATGGGTTTTTTCATAATACAGACACTTACAATACCATGTTATATATAGTTGGGGAAGCCAAAGAATTTAATTTAGCAGATTGTTTGGTGGAGGAAATGGAAAAGTATTCATGTGAGAAGGATATTAAAACTTGGAACATTCTTATCTCAAAGTTTGGAAAAGCAAAGATGATAGGCAAAGCTTTgtttttctttgagaaaatgaaaaaatctGGATGTGAACCTGATGAAAAGATCTATAAAACCATGGTGCATTCTCTTTGTAATGCTGGAAAAGGAGAGGTTGCAATGGAACTTTACAAGGAGATGGTTCGTAGAGACTTGAGATTGGATTTAAGTTTGTATAAGGTGTTGCTCAATACAATGGCAAAGTTGGGTGATGTTGGTGCTGTTAATACTGTTACAGATGATATGATTAGGCTTTCAATGATTCCAGAGCGCAATGTTCTTGTCTGCATGCTCAAGAGTTTTTGTGTAGCTGGAAGAATTAGAGAAGCTCTCGAATTGATTCGTGAATTCAAGAGTAAAGAGATAGCACTTGACTATGAATGTTTTGAAACCCTACTGAAAGGACTGTGCAGAGCTGGTAGGATTGCAGATGCTCTTGAAATTACTGAAATTATGAAGAGAAGAAGTCTTGTTGATTCAAAAGTTTATGGGATCATCATCAACGGTTACTTAAAAAGAAATGAACTTTCTAAGGCAATGGAGCTGTTTCAAATCATGAAAGAATCTGGACACCAACCAGCTCTTTCCACGTATACCGAGTTAATGCAAAACTTGTTCGATTCGTACCAATATCAGAAAGGCTTTCAGCTATACAATGAGATGTTGGAAAGAGGAATTAAGGCAGATAGTGTAGTAATTATGGCAGTTGTCGCAGCTCATGTTCGTCAAAACCATATATTAGAAGCATGGGAAGCATTCAATTCCATGGAGTATAAGGGAATCAAACCCACATGGAAATCTTATTCCATATTCATCAAGGAGCTATGCAAACTTTCAAGAACAGATGAATTGCTGAAGGTTTTGCACAAAATGCAGGCTTCCATGATTAGTATTGATAGTAAAATATTCAAGTGGGTTATAGCTTGTATGGAGAAGAATGGGGAGATGGAAAATGTTAAAAAAGTGAAGCAAATGCAAAGATTTTGTAGTCTTCATCCTGGCTCGGGACAACAGGAGCTACAGGTGGAGCTGGAGCAAAATCATGACCGACTCGAGGAAGAAAGAATTGAGCATAAGGGTTACAATGAGCAGGATTGCCGAGAAATTTGTCGGATATTATCATCTTCAGAAGATTGGAGCATCATACAAGGAACTCTAGGCAAATGTGGAGTTCAGTTTACACCGGAACTTATTTTGGAGGTTTTGCGTAATTGCAGCATTCATGGAAAAGCTGCATTACAGTTTTTTTCATGGGTAGGAACGCAGAGTGGCTATAACCACACTACAGAAACATACAACATAGCAATGAAAATTTCAGGACGCGGGAAGGATTTCAAGCACATGAGAAGCCTTTATTATGAGATGAGAAGAAAGGGCTGCTTAATAACACATGATACATGGGGAATCATGATAATGCAATATGGACGTACGGGACTAACCGAGATTGCATTGAAGATTTTCAATGAGATGAAAGATGGAGGTTACATTCCAACTGAAAGTACCTATAAGTATCTGATCATCAGTCTTTGTGGAAGAAAAGGTAGGAAGGTTGATGAAGCCATTAAAATATTCCACGAAATGATTGGTGCAGGATACATCCCGGACAGAGAAATGGTTGAAACTTATCTCTGTTGTTTATGTGAAGTTGGTAAACTATCAGAAGCTAGAAAGAGCGAAGATTGTCTTGGTAAAATTGGATTCACAGTTCCCCTTAGTCGTTCATTGCACATTCGAGCTCTTTGTCGAGCTGGAAGGTTAGAAGAAGCTAAGTTGTTGCTGAAGGAGGCTGGAACGGAGCGGTCTACACTAGATGAATGTACTTCTGCAAGCTTTGTTCATGCACTACTACGAAAGGGACAAGAAGAAGAGGCATTAGCTAAGGTAGAAGCAATGAAAAAGGCGGGTATTCGTCTAACTGTCCACATCTATACTTCATTCATTGTTCATTTTCTAAAAGAGAAGCGGATGGAAAAAGCTATGGAGGTGTTGGAGGAAATGCAGCAAGAAGGGTGTGAAGGGACGATTGTTACATATTCGGCATTGATTCGAGGGTACATGGATATGGGGAGAGATGTTGATGCTTGGAATGTGTTCAATCATTTGAAACTGAAAGGACCTGCACCGGATTTTAAGACATACTCCATGTTCATAACCGGTCTTTGTAAGGTAGGTAAATCTGAAGAATCTCTGAAGCTGATATATGAAATGTTGGATAATGGGATAGTTCCAAGTAGTATTAATTTCAGAACTGTTTTTTATGGATTAAACAGAGAAGGTAAACATGATTTAGCTCGGACTGTACTACAACAAAAGTTAAGCCTTAAGAAGTAA
- the LOC136208065 gene encoding BURP domain-containing protein BNM2A-like — protein sequence MAEMGNDNVPITNPAIVNLNLHHGGKWSSFDVLRKLKASEEENSKQLADSSKNEANSIPFSCTHLPYLPHLFSFSPDSPQAKSMENTLKQCEINPIKGETKVCATCLKSTIDFVHKSFGLETQFRALQTNHIEKSGMNLENYTILSEPKEIRVPNMVDCHTLPYPYRVFYCHSQKSGNKLFMVSLGGDNGGRVEAVSVCHMDTSEWSKDHASFRVLGTQLGASHVCHFFRADVLVYVQWMKQIEKMRKGLVKIEKSTMILVFSLYLII from the exons ATGGCTGAAATGGGGAATGACAATGTTCCCATCACAAATCCTGCAATTGTGAATCTAAATCTTCACCATGGTGGGAAATGGTCTTCTTTCGATGTACTACGAA AACTTAAAGCCAGTGAGGAAGAAAACTCGAAGCAACTAGCTGATTCATCAAAAAACGAAGCTAATTCAATTCCTTTCTCATGCACTCATCTTCCTTATCTCCCTCACTTATTCTCGTTCTCACCAGATTCTCCTCAAGCGAAATCAATGGAAAATACACTCAAACAGTGtgaaattaatccaattaaagGCGAAACTAAAGTCTGCGCAACTTGTTTAAAATCTACAATTGATTTTGTACATAAAAGCTTTGGATTAGAAACTCAATTCAGAGCTTTACAAACTAATCATATTGAAAAATCAGGTATGAATTTAGAGAACTATACGATCTTATCGGAGCCGAAGGAGATTCGAGTTCCGAATATGGTAGATTGTCATACGCTGCCGTATCCATATAGAGTGTTTTACTGCCATAGCCAGAAGAGTGGGAATAAGTTGTTTATGGTTTCGTTAGGAGGTGATAATGGAGGAAGAGTTGAAGCAGTTAGTGTTTGTCATATGGATACTTCAGAATGGAGTAAAGATCATGCTTCATTTCGTGTTCTTGGGACTCAACTAGGTGCTTCTCATGTTTGTCATTTCTTTAGAGCTGATGTTCTTGTTTATGTTCAATGGATGAAACAGATTGAAAAAATGAGAAAAGGGTTAGTGAAAATTGAAAAATCCACCATGATTTTGGTTTTTTCTTtgtatttgattatttaa